One genomic segment of Pleurodeles waltl isolate 20211129_DDA chromosome 11, aPleWal1.hap1.20221129, whole genome shotgun sequence includes these proteins:
- the LOC138265163 gene encoding hydroxycarboxylic acid receptor 1-like, giving the protein MFNKSCCFFEANPHSNLLPPVLILEFILGSLGNGVALWGFCFQMRTWKPSTVYLFNLALADFLLIICLPFRTDYYLRKKQWIFGDFPCTLALFMLAMNRAGSIFFLTLIALDRYFKVVHPHHQINFITNGMAAGLACLVWVITITVTGYLLGKSHLEVSNSTHCDSFTICLASDAVWHDCLFLLEFFIPLIIILYCSFGVTWRLKQRQMDKKAKAHKAVKLMAAVGVVFILCFLPSVATRVYILLVLACPKHLACDAFRSADAVFYITISLTYLNSMLDPLVYYFSNPLFRNLFQKHIVGKFNCQQGPKADIKQVPEVTVSPSNCRL; this is encoded by the coding sequence ATGTTCAACAAGTCGTGCTGTTTTTTTGAGGCCAATCCCCACTCAAACCTGTTGCCTCCTGTGCTGATCTTGGAATTCATACTGGGCTCTCTGGGCAACGGTGTGGCCTTGTGGGGCTTCTGCTTCCAGATGAGGACATGGAAGCCAAGCACGGTTTACCTCTTTAACCTTGCATTGGCTGACTTCCTCCTTATCATCTGTCTGCCCTTTCGCACAGACTACTACCTGAGGAAGAAACAGTGGATTTTTGGAGACTTCCCATGCACGCTAGCCCTTTTCATGCTTGCCATGAACCGTGCTGGGAGCATCTTTTTCCTCACACTTATCGCCCTGGACCGCTACTTCAAGGTGGTCCATCCTCATCATCAGATTAACTTCATCACCAATGGAATGGCAGCAGGATTGGCATGCCTGGTCTGGGTGATTACAATCACAGTCACTGGTTACCTTCTGGGCAAGTCCCACCTAGAGGTGTCCAACTCTACACATTGCGACAGCTTCACCATCTGCCTAGCTTCGGATGCGGTCTGGCATGACTGCCTCTTTTTGCTGGAGTTCTTTATACCACTCATCATAATACTGTACTGCTCCTTCGGTGTTACCTGGCGTCTGAAGCAGAGGCAGATGGATAAAAAAGCCAAGGCCCACAAAGCTGTCAAGCTGATGGCGGCAGTGGGGGTGGTCTTCATCTTGTGCTTCCTGCCCAGTGTAGCCACACGGGTGTACATCCTACTGGTCTTAGCATGCCCCAAACACCTTGCATGTGACGCCTTTCGGTCAGCAGATGCCGTCTTTTACATCACCATCAGCCTCACGTACCTTAACAGCATGTTGGACCCACTGGTGTACTACTTCTCCAACCCTTTGTTCAGGAACCTCTTCCAGAAGCATATAGTAGGGAAATTCAACTGCCAACAGGGTCCGAAAGCTGACATAAAACAGGTGCCAGAGGTTACTGTCTCACCATCAAATTGCCGCCTGTGA